A genomic region of Amphiura filiformis chromosome 6, Afil_fr2py, whole genome shotgun sequence contains the following coding sequences:
- the LOC140156062 gene encoding uncharacterized protein isoform X1: MSLEARLNDPEYQNWLKCGQALLLLVDSLRQFAEDTISTYHGDLKQEFGHLGICQQLCKPKKNPPDTCAICCPWKKKLLGNHSTKEVHWTNVDPKSWPRERWEVAKIYMARGQKPNVPITADDLDSTHMLNLLKNCKEFHKYVPKKLPDKVLQKRNKIMHSSNMKLSNNDLKDIFDLFLQFLQDKMKLHELAETKQAVQQIQELQKMAFDVNVQFQQPPGAPAKVIAAKNTKDLEHKLISIMMEDFNKRLEIMENMEEASLNDSLEAKDQLSQSIEDLQNFVNTNKDLKEDFGKDLEDMKQKYFALEERVEDIEEGYIEMKYRLDAIENKPMPESDITSDLENLEPVQSRFDPFMLKAIKGTAPVVICLVAIGVVMMHHQSQVLNNPQSVAPAADYVSLLQQVAAQLKLDKPPEYAFTPEEQGQICTVTVNGRTYRTTKVFRNNKEAKQEAARIAYPILKEKLKSGLHKPPAQVDDPTNYVGELQEYTQKRNLQRPEYSPRNKNTIKMEFTYAVLVELSDGQVVNVENTKPEKTLQGAKQAAAQHALKELKRREKQQQTPGHQPHAAIDKSASDHQPNMAEQPIGTTYKSQLQEHQQKSGLPIPTYRSTQEGNKFKVEVTVPLPNDATKTFECEAVYSSKKEAEHAAARKALETLGVLDELKQPEANVPLPKLKVDAGAIPKVKPEKVEAASPDSTSGSSTQDYKGKLQELLMRSHGATSPPKYEDVEIPSQLDTFRSKVTISAKHMLQSGPFPSKKDAEKNVAKLALEQLESGQEHLNPKGRLLQLHPKPLFITDQVVDTKQVQFQSTLFLSAIEKVNEVVIFADIVGKTKKELKEVQKSVAKKVFQYLEHFNED, encoded by the exons ATGTCACTTGAGGCTCGTTTGAATGATCCCGAATACCAAAACTGGTTGAAATGTGGCCAGGCTCTGCTGCTGTTGGTTGACAGCCTGCGTCAATTTGCCGAGGATACAATCAGCACTTACCATGGTGACTTAAAACAAGAGTTTGGACATCTTGGTATATGTCAGCAATTGTGCAAACCAAAGAAAAACCCTCCCGATACATGTGCAATATGTTGTCCATGGAAAAAGAAACTACTGGGGAATCACAGTACAAAGGAAGTGCACTGGACAAATGTTGACCCCAAATCTTGGCCTCGTGAGCGATGGGAAGTGGCCAAGATTTACATGGCAAGGGGGCAAAAACCAAATGTGCCTATCACAGCTGATGATTTGGATTCTACACACATGTTAAACCTGTTGAAGAACTGCAAGGAGTTTCATAAATATGTTCCCAAGAAGCTACCAGATAAG GTTTTACAAAAGAGGAACAAGATTATGCATTCATCCAACATGAAACTATCCAACAATGATTTGAAGGATATCTTTGATCTTTTCCTGCAATTTCTTCAAGATAAGATGAAGCTTCATGAATTAGCAGAAACTAAACAAGCTGTTCAACAAATACAAGAG TTACAAAAGATGGCATTTGATGTCAATGTCCAGTTCCAGCAACCACCGGGTGCTCCTGCAAAAGTAATAGCAGCGAAAAATACCAAAGACTTGGAACATAAACTGATAAGTATCATGATGGAGGACTTCAACAAAAGGCTAGAGATTATGGAAAATATGGAGGAAGCCTCTCTCAATGACAGCTTGGAAGCTAAAGATCAGCTAAGTCAGAGTATAGAAGATTTGCAGAATTTTGTGAATACCAACAAGGATCTgaaggaagattttggaaaagaTCTTGAGGATATGAAGCAGAAGTATTTTGCTCTGGAGGAGAGGGTGGAGGACATAGAGGAAGGGTATATAGAAATGAAATACAGATTAGATGCCATAGAAAACAAACCAATGCCAG AATCTGACATAACTTCTGATCTAGAGAATCTTGAGCCAGTACAATCTAGATTTGATCCATTCATGTTAAAAGCAATCAAAGGAACAGCACCGGTGGTAATATGCCTGGTTGCTATAGGGGTGGTGATGATGCATCACCAGTCTCAGGTTCTCAATAATCCTCAATCAG TTGCACCAGCTGCAGATTATGTGAGTTTACTACAACAAGTTGCAGCTCAGCTGAAACTAGATAAACCACCAGAATATGCATTTACTCCTGAAGAGCAAG GTCAAATCTGCACTGTGACAGTAAATGGTCGTACCTACCGTACAACCAAAGTGTTTCGGAACAATAAAGAGGCTAAGCAGGAAGCTGCAAGAATAGCATATCCAATCCTCAAAGAGAAGCTCAAGTCAGGTCTACATAAACCTCCTGCACAAGTTGATG ACCCAACAAATTATGTAGGAGAACTCCAAGAGTACACACAAAAGCGGAATCTTCAAAGGCCTGAATACAGTCCAAGAAACAAGAACACCATCAAAATGGAATTCACTTATGCAGTACTGGTAGAATTGTCAGATGGGCAAGTGGTCAATGTAGAAAACACAAAACCAGAGAAGACTCTACAAGGTGCTAAACAGGCAGCTGCTCAACATGCATTGAAGGAGTTAAAAAGACGAGAGAAACAGCAACAGACACCAGGTCATCAGCCCCATGCTGCTATAGACAAATCAGCTTCAGATCATCAACCCAACATGGCTGAACAACCAATAG GCACAACATATAAAAGCCAACTACAAGAGCACCAGCAAAAGTCTGGGCTCCCAATCCCTACCTACAGAAGCACACAAGAGGGCAACAAATTCAAGGTTGAGGTCACTGTGCCTTTACCAAATGACGCCACAAAGACTTTTGAGTGTGAAGCAGTGTACAGTAGCAAGAAAGAAGCTGAACATGCAGCTGCAAGGAAGGCATTGGAAACCTTAGGTGTTTTGGATGAATTGAAACAGCCAGAAGCTAATGTGCCATTACCCAAACTGAAGGTGGATGCAGGAGCTATACCAAAAGTGAAACCAGAAAAAGTAGAAGCAGCGTCGCCTGATAGTACTAGTG GTTCATCTACTCAAGATTACAAAGGGAAACTTCAAGAACTCTTGATGAGATCTCATGGAGCAACCAGTCCACCTAAATATGAAGATGTGGAAATACCTTCCCAACTAGACaccttcaggtcaaaggtcaccatcaGTGCTAAGCATATGTTGCAAAGTGGTCCATTTCCTTCCAAAAAGGATGCAGAAAAGAATGTTGCTAAACTGGCACTGGAACAGCTTGAAAGTGGTCAGGAACACCTTAATCCTAAGGGCAGACTACTACAACTGCACCCAAAACCATTGTTTATAACAGACCAGGTAGTGGACACTAAACAAGTGCAATTTCAGAGCACCTTGTTTCTGTCTGCAATTGAAAAAGTGAATGAGGTAGTGATATTTGCAGATATTGTAGGTAAGACAAAGAAGGAATTGAAAGAAGTGCAAAAGTCTGTTGCAAAGAAAGTATTTCAATATCTGGAACACTTCAATGAAGATTAA
- the LOC140156062 gene encoding uncharacterized protein isoform X2, translating into MSLEARLNDPEYQNWLKCGQALLLLVDSLRQFAEDTISTYHGDLKQEFGHLGICQQLCKPKKNPPDTCAICCPWKKKLLGNHSTKEVHWTNVDPKSWPRERWEVAKIYMARGQKPNVPITADDLDSTHMLNLLKNCKEFHKYVPKKLPDKVLQKRNKIMHSSNMKLSNNDLKDIFDLFLQFLQDKMKLHELAETKQAVQQIQELQKMAFDVNVQFQQPPGAPAKVIAAKNTKDLEHKLISIMMEDFNKRLEIMENMEEASLNDSLEAKDQLSQSIEDLQNFVNTNKDLKEDFGKDLEDMKQKYFALEERVEDIEEGYIEMKYRLDAIENKPMPVAPAADYVSLLQQVAAQLKLDKPPEYAFTPEEQGQICTVTVNGRTYRTTKVFRNNKEAKQEAARIAYPILKEKLKSGLHKPPAQVDDPTNYVGELQEYTQKRNLQRPEYSPRNKNTIKMEFTYAVLVELSDGQVVNVENTKPEKTLQGAKQAAAQHALKELKRREKQQQTPGHQPHAAIDKSASDHQPNMAEQPIGTTYKSQLQEHQQKSGLPIPTYRSTQEGNKFKVEVTVPLPNDATKTFECEAVYSSKKEAEHAAARKALETLGVLDELKQPEANVPLPKLKVDAGAIPKVKPEKVEAASPDSTSGSSTQDYKGKLQELLMRSHGATSPPKYEDVEIPSQLDTFRSKVTISAKHMLQSGPFPSKKDAEKNVAKLALEQLESGQEHLNPKGRLLQLHPKPLFITDQVVDTKQVQFQSTLFLSAIEKVNEVVIFADIVGKTKKELKEVQKSVAKKVFQYLEHFNED; encoded by the exons ATGTCACTTGAGGCTCGTTTGAATGATCCCGAATACCAAAACTGGTTGAAATGTGGCCAGGCTCTGCTGCTGTTGGTTGACAGCCTGCGTCAATTTGCCGAGGATACAATCAGCACTTACCATGGTGACTTAAAACAAGAGTTTGGACATCTTGGTATATGTCAGCAATTGTGCAAACCAAAGAAAAACCCTCCCGATACATGTGCAATATGTTGTCCATGGAAAAAGAAACTACTGGGGAATCACAGTACAAAGGAAGTGCACTGGACAAATGTTGACCCCAAATCTTGGCCTCGTGAGCGATGGGAAGTGGCCAAGATTTACATGGCAAGGGGGCAAAAACCAAATGTGCCTATCACAGCTGATGATTTGGATTCTACACACATGTTAAACCTGTTGAAGAACTGCAAGGAGTTTCATAAATATGTTCCCAAGAAGCTACCAGATAAG GTTTTACAAAAGAGGAACAAGATTATGCATTCATCCAACATGAAACTATCCAACAATGATTTGAAGGATATCTTTGATCTTTTCCTGCAATTTCTTCAAGATAAGATGAAGCTTCATGAATTAGCAGAAACTAAACAAGCTGTTCAACAAATACAAGAG TTACAAAAGATGGCATTTGATGTCAATGTCCAGTTCCAGCAACCACCGGGTGCTCCTGCAAAAGTAATAGCAGCGAAAAATACCAAAGACTTGGAACATAAACTGATAAGTATCATGATGGAGGACTTCAACAAAAGGCTAGAGATTATGGAAAATATGGAGGAAGCCTCTCTCAATGACAGCTTGGAAGCTAAAGATCAGCTAAGTCAGAGTATAGAAGATTTGCAGAATTTTGTGAATACCAACAAGGATCTgaaggaagattttggaaaagaTCTTGAGGATATGAAGCAGAAGTATTTTGCTCTGGAGGAGAGGGTGGAGGACATAGAGGAAGGGTATATAGAAATGAAATACAGATTAGATGCCATAGAAAACAAACCAATGCCAG TTGCACCAGCTGCAGATTATGTGAGTTTACTACAACAAGTTGCAGCTCAGCTGAAACTAGATAAACCACCAGAATATGCATTTACTCCTGAAGAGCAAG GTCAAATCTGCACTGTGACAGTAAATGGTCGTACCTACCGTACAACCAAAGTGTTTCGGAACAATAAAGAGGCTAAGCAGGAAGCTGCAAGAATAGCATATCCAATCCTCAAAGAGAAGCTCAAGTCAGGTCTACATAAACCTCCTGCACAAGTTGATG ACCCAACAAATTATGTAGGAGAACTCCAAGAGTACACACAAAAGCGGAATCTTCAAAGGCCTGAATACAGTCCAAGAAACAAGAACACCATCAAAATGGAATTCACTTATGCAGTACTGGTAGAATTGTCAGATGGGCAAGTGGTCAATGTAGAAAACACAAAACCAGAGAAGACTCTACAAGGTGCTAAACAGGCAGCTGCTCAACATGCATTGAAGGAGTTAAAAAGACGAGAGAAACAGCAACAGACACCAGGTCATCAGCCCCATGCTGCTATAGACAAATCAGCTTCAGATCATCAACCCAACATGGCTGAACAACCAATAG GCACAACATATAAAAGCCAACTACAAGAGCACCAGCAAAAGTCTGGGCTCCCAATCCCTACCTACAGAAGCACACAAGAGGGCAACAAATTCAAGGTTGAGGTCACTGTGCCTTTACCAAATGACGCCACAAAGACTTTTGAGTGTGAAGCAGTGTACAGTAGCAAGAAAGAAGCTGAACATGCAGCTGCAAGGAAGGCATTGGAAACCTTAGGTGTTTTGGATGAATTGAAACAGCCAGAAGCTAATGTGCCATTACCCAAACTGAAGGTGGATGCAGGAGCTATACCAAAAGTGAAACCAGAAAAAGTAGAAGCAGCGTCGCCTGATAGTACTAGTG GTTCATCTACTCAAGATTACAAAGGGAAACTTCAAGAACTCTTGATGAGATCTCATGGAGCAACCAGTCCACCTAAATATGAAGATGTGGAAATACCTTCCCAACTAGACaccttcaggtcaaaggtcaccatcaGTGCTAAGCATATGTTGCAAAGTGGTCCATTTCCTTCCAAAAAGGATGCAGAAAAGAATGTTGCTAAACTGGCACTGGAACAGCTTGAAAGTGGTCAGGAACACCTTAATCCTAAGGGCAGACTACTACAACTGCACCCAAAACCATTGTTTATAACAGACCAGGTAGTGGACACTAAACAAGTGCAATTTCAGAGCACCTTGTTTCTGTCTGCAATTGAAAAAGTGAATGAGGTAGTGATATTTGCAGATATTGTAGGTAAGACAAAGAAGGAATTGAAAGAAGTGCAAAAGTCTGTTGCAAAGAAAGTATTTCAATATCTGGAACACTTCAATGAAGATTAA